The Salicibibacter halophilus DNA window TGTGAAAGTGAATCTTATTCGGCTTTACTCCGAGGTATGTGAAAACAATATCCACTGCACCTAAAATCCTTTTATATCAGGGATTTAGGAATGGTAGTTGTGCCGTGAAAATGAGCATGGTTTTCTGTAATCAGTTCTAAAAAGTGATGAAGGATTCTTGATGTCATCCCCCAAATATGTCGTCCTTGATATTGATAAAAATACTGAGGGATTTGCCCTTTAGGGAATCGATAATGTTTCCCGCGCACAATTTTTGAGTAAGGGAAATCATTCGGGAGATCCGGTTTTAATTCCATTATGAATGTATCTGGTTGCTGTTGACTTAAATTATCGATAGGGATGGTGAATAGTTCCTCCACTTCTTCATTGGGTGAAAAGTTTGGTTTATCAATCATAAAGACATGGGGGTGAATCACAATCCCATAAGGCGTCATCAATCGGTCGAGGGGTGCAATATAAGATACGTTGTTCTTTGAAACACCCGTCTCTTCTCTCAGTTCTCTGACAGCACTTTCAATGGTATTGGCATCCGAAGCTTCCATTTTCCCGCCCGGAAAGCAAACATCGCCAGGTTGCTGACGCATGTTTTGACTGCGAAGTTCAAAAAGCAAATATGGGGTACCGTTGAAATAAAGAACAGGTAATGCCACTGCCGAGTGTTGGGCTTTGTTCTCTCCAATCACTCCTGGTTTGCGATATTGAAGCTGACCGATGCTATCCATTATCGTTCGCAAATTTTGGTTTTTTTCCGGACGAATAATGGCTTCTAACTTCTTCATTATTCTCCCTCCATTTAAATGTTAAATCACCTTACATATGAACAAAAAAATGAGTTTTTCTTAGAAGCCATAATTAAACCATTTAGTTGCATTAATGGTATATTAACGAAATTTGAAGGATCTCTCAACATATATGTTATATTATCTAACATGATTTATGTTAAATGTTTTTGCAAAGACGCTAACTTCCTTTAGTGACCATGAGGGCTCACGTAAAGAAGTACCGTTGCATATGTTGATAAGGGCAAGTGCCAGAGGAGGCTGTAAGCATGTGTGGAATTACAGGTTGGCTTGATTGGAAATGTAATATGCGAAATGAGCAAACTCAGATTGAGGATATGACGAATACATTGATTCATCGGGGGCCGGATGACCAAGCGACTTGGCTGCATGACAGAGTCGCCTTTGGGCACACAAGACTTGCGGTCGTTGACCCACGAGGCGGACGACAGCCGATGACCCTTACATTTGGCAAAAAGAAAGCGACGATTGTTTATAACGGCGAACTGTACAATACTGAGGAGATTCGGCGAGCGCTGCAAAAAGAAGGGATTCAATTTCGCTCGCATTCAGACACTGAAGTATTATTGAATGCTTATCTCGTTTGGGGAAAAGCTTGTGTCCAACGTATAAATGGTATTTTTGCTTTCGCCATATGGGATGATTATCAAGAGAAATTATTTATGGCACGTGATCGACTGGGTGTAAAGCCACTTTTTTTTGCAAGGACATCAACGGGGTTATTATTTGCTTCTGAAATCAAAGCATTGCTTCAACACCGAGATATTTCAGCGACGGTTTCTGAAACCGGGATTACGGAAGTGATGGCTTTGTCACCTTCCAGAACCCCTGGCTTTGGCGTGTTTGAAAATATTGAAGAATTACGCCCGGCCCATCTGCTTACCTTTGACCGTAATGGCATAAAAGTCAGGCGATATTGGCAGGTAGAAAGCTTTGAACGAAACATTGATCCTGAAGAAAATGCCGCAATCGTGGGGGATCTTTTAAAGGATGCAGTCGAACGTCAACTTGTTTCGGATGTCCCGGTCGGCACTTTTTTGTCCGGAGGGGTTGATTCAAGTGCATTAACTGCTTTGGCCTCACCTCACTATTCACAAGAACGACCTTTAAATACCTTCTCCATTGATTACAAAGATAACGATCGTTATTTTCAACGCAATGATTTTCAACCGGATGATGATAATGTTTTCATTGAAGAGATGTCTAAAACTTTTCATACTGAGCATCATCGCAAAATGATGACTGTCGATGCACTGACGGAGTCGCTAGGGCAAGCGGTAAGGGCCCGTGACTTGCCGGGTATGGCAGATATTGACGGTTCGTTGTTATGGTTTTGCAAAGAAGCCAAAAGGAAAGCGACGGTGGCATTATCGGGAGAATGTGCAGATGAAATTTTCGGAGGTTATCCTTGGTTTTATAAAAAAGAATTGCTTGACCGCCCATATTTCCCATGGATGTCGTCTTTATCACTCCGGCAGCAACTGTTAAACCCCGAATGGCAGGAAAGGATTGACGTGGAAGATTATGCGCGTATGCGCTATCAGGAATCAATCGCGGAAACGCCGCGTTTGGAAGGAGAAACAAACGAAGAAGCAAAACGACGAGAAATGTTTTATTTAAATATGATTTGGTTTATGACGACGTTGTTAGACCGGAAAGACCGTATGAGCATGGCAGCTAGTCTGGAGGTAAGGGTTCCCTTTGCAGATCATCGGCTGGTCGAATACGTCTGGAACATTCCATGGGATCAAAAGCAATATAAAGGCATTGAGAAAGGAATATTGAGAAAAGCCCTGGAACCGGTGCTTCCGAAGAAAGTACTCTATCGTAAAAAAAGTCCATATCCGAAAACGCACCATCCTCAATATACTGAAAGTCTTGTTGAAATGTCGAAACAGATTCTTGACGATCGGCAAGCACCTTTACATGATATCATTGATCGCACCCGATATCAGGCACTTGTTGATTCCAAAGGGAAAGACATCGACACCCCGTTTTTTGGCCAGTTGATGTCGGGGCCGCAACTGCTTGCTTATTTGTGGCAAGTCAATGAATGGCTGAAAACATACAAAATCAATATTTGTGGTTAGCATCCAAAAACTAGAGTTTTAATGCTCGTGAAAAGTCTTTTCCAACAAAAATGAACGGCATTGTATAGTATCAAGGATGATTTTTCTTTTGAAAAAAACCAGCCCACCCCTTTTACACGGTGGCTGGGGCCATCTTTTTAAGGTATTTCGTGTATCTTTTGAAGTTTTGGGCAATGATTGAGGCATATAACCAGATTTTTGGACGTATCGTTCCCTGACAGGCAAACCCTCCAAGGGAAGGGGGAAGTTCCCTCCCGTGATTATAGCGTTAAAACATTTCGTAAGAAGTAAGGCGAGTCTATGGAGGGATCGCCTTGTTTGTATCTCTATATCCCTAACAAATGCTGGGTATCTTTTTCTTTCAACTCTCCCCCCTCATATACGATTTTGCCATTGTCCATAATATAGTAATAGTCAGCAATGCGCCTTGCAAAGTCAACACTTTGTTCGATAAGTAAAATCGATAGGTCTTTTTGTTTGCTTTTGATGTTTTCTATGATGTCTTGAATGTCAGCAACAATGTTAGGTTGAATCCCTTCTGTCGGTTCATCCAGCAGTAAAAGGTTCGGATTTGCAGCGAGGGCTCGTCCAATCGCAAGCTGTTGCTGCTGTCCGCCGCTAAGATCTCCGCCTTTTCGATTTTTCATTTCTTTTAAATCAGGGAAATAGTCGTAAATCCACTCGGGTACCGTTTTTTGCTTTGTGCCGTTCGATTCAAGACCGATCAGAAGGTTTTCCTGAACAGTGAGCGTGCCAAAAATTTCTCTTCCTTGCGGAACATACCCAAAGCCCCTGTGAGCACGTTTTGTCGGAAGAGACTCAATGATTGACTCCCCATTATAGTAGAGGTGCCCCTGTGTCGGCTTTAAGACACCCATAATACCTTTCATAAGTGTTGATTTACCCACACCGTTTCTACCCATGAGACACACGACTTGTCCTTTTTTTACTTCAAGTGACCCATTTCGGACAACTACGGACTCCCCATACCCGACCTCAAGATTGGTTGATTTAAGCATTGACTTCTCTCCTTCCTAAGTAAACATCCAACACTTGATCATTTTCCTGAACATCTTCCATGGTTCCGTCACATAACCATTGCCCTTGATGCATAACGGTTACCTTATCTGAAAATGAACGAACAAAATCCATGTTGTGTTCCACGACGAGAATCGCGCACTTCTTTTTTAGTTCACAAAGAAGATGACCGGTTTTTTCTTCTTCCTCTTCCGTCATCCCTGCGATCGGCTCATCAAGCAGGAGTAAATGAGGCTGCTGCATCATGACCATTCCGATCTCCAACCACTGTTTTTGGCCGTGGGATAACGCCCCTGCTTCCTGGTTTCTGGCAACTTTCAGGTTAATCAGTTTAAGCATTTCTTCAATGGATGACTCTTCTCCCCCATTGCGTTTAGCTTTTAAAATAGGGAGAAGTCGTTTATCTTGCTTCATCGCCAATTCCAAATTATCTGCGACAGATAAATTGGTAAAAATGGATGGTGCTTGAAACTTGCGCCCTATGCCTAATCTAACGATCTCAAACTCTTTTTTCTTGAACAGCTCTGTTTGATTTTCAAACAAAAGCTTTCCGGAAGTAGTCGATGTTTTTCCGCATACGGCATCAAGAAACGTTGTTTTTCCAGCCCCATTGGGCCCAATCAAAAAATGGATCTCATGATCATCAATGCGAAAGGAGAAGTTATCGATGGCTTTAAAACCGCCGAATTGAACTGTGACTTGTGAAGCTTTAAGAATGGCTTCCTGTTTGTGGAATACTGTTGCCTGAGACATCTTTTTCACCTCGCTTCTTGAAATGATCAACGATTCCCATGAGTCCTTTAGGGAAGAAAAGAACGACGATGACAAAAACCGCACCGAGAAAATAAGGCCACATTTCAGGGTACATTTCACTAAATCCTGCTTTAGCTGCGTTGACGAGTATCGCTCCAATAACCGGACCGACCAATGTGCCTCGGCCCCCGATAGCTACCCATAAGGCCATTTCAATCGAAGGAACAATCCCAATTTCTTCAGGGGTAATGATCCCTAGTTGGGTTACGAACAACATTCCCGCGAGACCTGCGATACCGGCAGATAAGGTGAAGATAAACGTTTTGTAAATCGCTGTATTATACCCTGAAAACCGTAAGCGATTTTCTTGATCACGAATCGCGATCAGCGCTTTACCGAAACGGCTTTTTGTTAGTTTATAACAGAGAATAAACACGATAGCTAAATTTGCCAGTGAAACGTAATAAAGAAACAGCTGGGTTGAGGGTGTTTGCAATGAGTGCCCGAAAAAATTCGTAAAGCCTGTCAAGCCATCTGACCCTCCCGTAATGTCTTGGCGGCTTACGATAAGCGTCACGGTGGCTATGACCAGCGCTTGCGTTAATATTGTAAAATACACATCTTTAATGCGATTGCGGAATGTGAAAAATCCTATAACGCCGGCAATAAGCATCGGGACAACGATCGCGCCTGCGATTGCCGCTGCCGGGTGTTGAAACATCACCCATAATACCGGTAATTCTGTAATGCCATTCCAAATCATAAATTCAGGGATGATGCTATCTTCAGAAGCCATCGTTAAGTACATGGCCATGATATAAGCGCCCACCCCAAAGAAGATGCCGTGCCCAAGGCTAAGCACACCGGTGTATCCCCATAATAAATCCAGCCCGATAACGAGAATAGCAAAGGCGATAAACTGTCCCAATAAATTAATATGAAAATCGGTAAGGATCGATGGCAAAACAACTAAAATGGCGAATAGAATCATAAACAGCCATTTTCGACTGGTGAAATATTGAATAATCTGTGTGTTCATTGGTAGCCTCCCAGCTTAATCGAGTGATCGTGATGTTTGCGGAAAAAGACCGGATGGACGCCACTGTAGAAAAAGGATAATCAGGGCGAAAACAAGAACTTTGCCCATTGAAGCATTTGTCCAGTACTCAAAAAGCGTATTAAAAACACCGATCCCCATCGCACCTGCCACAGTGCCAACTAAAGCGCCGACACCGCCGACCACAACAACCATGAAAGCATCAACAATGTAGGTCAAACCAAGGGTCGGGCCAATAGGTCCAAGAAGTGTAAGGGCAACACCGGCAACTCCCGCAAAACCTGAGCCGATGGCAAAGGTTAGATTGTCCACTCTTCGGGATGAAATGCCGACAGACATGGCCATATCCCGGTTTTGCATGACGGCTCGAATCTTTCGCCCATATGCTGTTTTGTATAAGAACAAAGCAAGTGCCGTAAAACAAAGGGCGACGAGTCCCAGAATAAACAACCTGGAATATGGCAGTTCTAAAGAAAACACGGAAAGGCTGCCCGAGAGAAACGAAGGATTAGTGACCCCAACGTTTGGCGCGCCGAATATTGACCGCGCTGCTTGTTGCAGGATAAGTCCTATACCAAAGGTGGCAAGCAGGCTGTCCAATGGTCGTCCGTAAAGATGTCGAATGACCCCGGTTTCTAACAATGACCCCACAAGCGCAGCGATTAAAAAGGCGCCCGGAATAGCCAGAATAAAATAGAAATCAAACATGGCATCCGGTACGTAAGTCACAAAAATCAATTGAATTACATAGGCAGTGTAAGCGCCGATCATAATCAATTCCCCGTGGGCCATGTTAATCACTCTCATGAGACCGAATGTGATCGCAAGCCCAAGGGCGATAAGGAGAAGAATCGAGCCCAAGCTAGCACCGTTAAATATCTGCGTTAAGAAGTTTTCCATATTCATTCACCCTTTGTGTCCGTGTTAATTAAGGTTCCGTGATGTCGCTTGCCCAATCAAACTCCTCCAAATATGGATCCGGCTCGACGGGTTTACCTGAATTCCATACCTCTTCAAATTGTCCGTCTTCTTGTACTTCTCCAATCCGAACGGTTTTGTGTACATGCTGTGTGTCTCCGTCAATCGTAACCGTCCCGTTCGGTGCATCAAATTGAATGCCGTCCGCGGCGGCTCGTACTTCATCAACATCCGTGGTACCGGCTTCTTCAACCGCTTTAGCCCAAAGATGAACCATAAAATAGCCCGCCTCAATAGGATCCCCTGTGACTCTGTCGCTGCCATATGCTTCTTGATAGTTTTCTGCGAAAGCTTCATTTTCG harbors:
- the urtE gene encoding urea ABC transporter ATP-binding subunit UrtE gives rise to the protein MLKSTNLEVGYGESVVVRNGSLEVKKGQVVCLMGRNGVGKSTLMKGIMGVLKPTQGHLYYNGESIIESLPTKRAHRGFGYVPQGREIFGTLTVQENLLIGLESNGTKQKTVPEWIYDYFPDLKEMKNRKGGDLSGGQQQQLAIGRALAANPNLLLLDEPTEGIQPNIVADIQDIIENIKSKQKDLSILLIEQSVDFARRIADYYYIMDNGKIVYEGGELKEKDTQHLLGI
- the urtD gene encoding urea ABC transporter ATP-binding protein UrtD, with amino-acid sequence MSQATVFHKQEAILKASQVTVQFGGFKAIDNFSFRIDDHEIHFLIGPNGAGKTTFLDAVCGKTSTTSGKLLFENQTELFKKKEFEIVRLGIGRKFQAPSIFTNLSVADNLELAMKQDKRLLPILKAKRNGGEESSIEEMLKLINLKVARNQEAGALSHGQKQWLEIGMVMMQQPHLLLLDEPIAGMTEEEEEKTGHLLCELKKKCAILVVEHNMDFVRSFSDKVTVMHQGQWLCDGTMEDVQENDQVLDVYLGRREVNA
- the asnB gene encoding asparagine synthase (glutamine-hydrolyzing) → MCGITGWLDWKCNMRNEQTQIEDMTNTLIHRGPDDQATWLHDRVAFGHTRLAVVDPRGGRQPMTLTFGKKKATIVYNGELYNTEEIRRALQKEGIQFRSHSDTEVLLNAYLVWGKACVQRINGIFAFAIWDDYQEKLFMARDRLGVKPLFFARTSTGLLFASEIKALLQHRDISATVSETGITEVMALSPSRTPGFGVFENIEELRPAHLLTFDRNGIKVRRYWQVESFERNIDPEENAAIVGDLLKDAVERQLVSDVPVGTFLSGGVDSSALTALASPHYSQERPLNTFSIDYKDNDRYFQRNDFQPDDDNVFIEEMSKTFHTEHHRKMMTVDALTESLGQAVRARDLPGMADIDGSLLWFCKEAKRKATVALSGECADEIFGGYPWFYKKELLDRPYFPWMSSLSLRQQLLNPEWQERIDVEDYARMRYQESIAETPRLEGETNEEAKRREMFYLNMIWFMTTLLDRKDRMSMAASLEVRVPFADHRLVEYVWNIPWDQKQYKGIEKGILRKALEPVLPKKVLYRKKSPYPKTHHPQYTESLVEMSKQILDDRQAPLHDIIDRTRYQALVDSKGKDIDTPFFGQLMSGPQLLAYLWQVNEWLKTYKINICG
- the urtC gene encoding urea ABC transporter permease subunit UrtC, which gives rise to MNTQIIQYFTSRKWLFMILFAILVVLPSILTDFHINLLGQFIAFAILVIGLDLLWGYTGVLSLGHGIFFGVGAYIMAMYLTMASEDSIIPEFMIWNGITELPVLWVMFQHPAAAIAGAIVVPMLIAGVIGFFTFRNRIKDVYFTILTQALVIATVTLIVSRQDITGGSDGLTGFTNFFGHSLQTPSTQLFLYYVSLANLAIVFILCYKLTKSRFGKALIAIRDQENRLRFSGYNTAIYKTFIFTLSAGIAGLAGMLFVTQLGIITPEEIGIVPSIEMALWVAIGGRGTLVGPVIGAILVNAAKAGFSEMYPEMWPYFLGAVFVIVVLFFPKGLMGIVDHFKKRGEKDVSGNSIPQTGSHS
- the urtB gene encoding urea ABC transporter permease subunit UrtB, producing MENFLTQIFNGASLGSILLLIALGLAITFGLMRVINMAHGELIMIGAYTAYVIQLIFVTYVPDAMFDFYFILAIPGAFLIAALVGSLLETGVIRHLYGRPLDSLLATFGIGLILQQAARSIFGAPNVGVTNPSFLSGSLSVFSLELPYSRLFILGLVALCFTALALFLYKTAYGRKIRAVMQNRDMAMSVGISSRRVDNLTFAIGSGFAGVAGVALTLLGPIGPTLGLTYIVDAFMVVVVGGVGALVGTVAGAMGIGVFNTLFEYWTNASMGKVLVFALIILFLQWRPSGLFPQTSRSLD
- a CDS encoding NUDIX hydrolase produces the protein MKKLEAIIRPEKNQNLRTIMDSIGQLQYRKPGVIGENKAQHSAVALPVLYFNGTPYLLFELRSQNMRQQPGDVCFPGGKMEASDANTIESAVRELREETGVSKNNVSYIAPLDRLMTPYGIVIHPHVFMIDKPNFSPNEEVEELFTIPIDNLSQQQPDTFIMELKPDLPNDFPYSKIVRGKHYRFPKGQIPQYFYQYQGRHIWGMTSRILHHFLELITENHAHFHGTTTIPKSLI